One window from the genome of Anopheles merus strain MAF chromosome 3R, AmerM5.1, whole genome shotgun sequence encodes:
- the LOC121595734 gene encoding E3 ubiquitin-protein ligase rnf146, which yields MAESLESNASTPTSARSEDGDSDELPKKPEATSATDSKLECPVCLQTCVHPVRLPCGHIFCFLCVKGVAFKNLRCAMCRCDIPLTYLDHPQLVNGVEEIVRAATASVPDGNEYRWYYEGGHGWWQYDERTSQELEEAYLRGDKSCKILVAGFVYIVSFEHKCQIRQNDYSRIRRIKRDLVTIPKKGVAGLRLETGETNQTPTANDMNELSSAMGEMNLNEGASTSASSSDAAGMVSVSNTGVSDDPNDRQAEGGDSAENSDHRSAEPTNDLDDVPCISTTTTDSPSSSSTAAANSASGTVVVGPPSQELIDLNHPDYSATDSDDDGSDADDNLLVL from the exons ATGGCCGAATCCCTCGAGTCAAACGCTTCCACTCCTACCAGTGCCAGATCGGAAGATGGCGACAGCGATGAACTTCCAAAGAAACCGGAAGCAACATCAGCAA CCGACTCCAAACTTGAGTGCCCCGTTTGCCTGCAGACGTGTGTCCATCCCGTTCGGTTGCCGTGTGGTcatattttttgcttcctttgcgTGAAG GGTGTTGCATTCAAAAATTTGCGCTGCGCAATGTGCCGATGTGATATTCCGCTGACATACCTAGACCATCCCCAGCTAGTGAACGGTGTGGAAGAGATTGTGCGTGCCGCTACCGCTTCCGTGCCGGATGGCAACGAGTACCGTTGGTACTACGAGGGAGGCCATGGCTGGTGGCAGTACGATGAACGCACCAGTCAGGAGCTGGAGGAAGCCTACCTGCGGGGTGACAAAAGCTGCAAAATATTGGTGGCCGGTTTCGTGTACATCGTCTCGTTCGAGCACAAGTGCCAGATACGGCAGAACGACTATTCGCGCATTCGCCGCATCAAGCGCGATCTGGTGACCATACCCAAGAAGGGCGTTGCGGGACTGCGGCTCGAGACGGGCGAGACCAACCAGACTCCGACGGCCAACGACATGAACGAGTTGTCTTCCGCCATGGGCGAAATGAATCTCAATGAGGGCGCTTCCACGTCTGCTTCGTCGTCCGACGCCGCTGGGATGGTGAGCGTGTCGAACACAGGCGTTTCGGATGATCCCAATGATCGACAGGCGGAGGGTGGTGACAGCGCTGAGAATAGCGATCACCGATCGGCCGAGCCGACTAACGATCTGGATGATGTGCCTTGCATCTCCACCACGACCACAGATTCGCCGAGCAGCTCCAGTACAGCTGCTGCAAACAGCGCAAGCGGCACTGTTGTTGTCGGTCCACCATCCCAGGAACTGATCGATCTGAACCATCCGGATTACTCTGCTACCGACAGTGATGACGATGGAAGTGATGCTGATGATAATTTGCTCGTGCTGTAA